The Kogia breviceps isolate mKogBre1 chromosome 2, mKogBre1 haplotype 1, whole genome shotgun sequence genome segment ctcagatttgatggagaaattaaaacctttacagacaagcaaaagctgagagagttcagcaccaccaaaccagctttacaacaaatgctaaaggaacctctctaagcaagaaacataagagaaggaaaagacctacaaggacaacccgaaacaattaagtaaatggtaataggaacgcacttatcaataattaccttaaatgtaaatggactaaatgctcccaccaaaagacacagactggctgaatggatacaaaaacaggacccatatatatgctgtctacaagagacccacttcagacctagggacacttacaggctgaaagtgaggggatggaaaaagatattccatgcaaatggaaatcagaagaaagctggagtagcaattctcatatcagacaaaatagactttaaaataaaaactattacaagagacaaagaaggacactacataatgatcaagggatcgatccatgaagaagatataacaattgtaaatatttatgcacccaacataggcgcacctcaatacataaagcaaatactaacagccataaaaggggaaatcgacagtaacacaatcatagtaggggactttaacaccccactgtcaccaatggacagatcatccaaaatgaaaataaataaagaaacacaagctttaaatgatacattatacaagatggatttacttgatatttataggacattccatccaaaaaacaacagaatacacatttttttcaagtgcccatggaacattctccaggatagatcatatcttgggtcacaaatctagccttggcaaatttaagaaaattgaaatcgtatcaagtatcttttctgaccacaacgctatgagactagatatcaattacaggaaaagatctgtaaaaaatacaaacccatggaggctacacaatacactacttaataacgaagtgatcactgaagaaatcaaagaggaaatcaaaaagtacttagaaacaaatgacaatggagacacgacgacccaaaacctatgggatacagcaaaagcaattctaagagggaagtttatagcaatacaatcataccttaagaaacaagaagcatctcgaataaacaacttaactttgcacctaaagcaattagagaaggaagaacaaaaaaaccccaaatttagcagaaggaaagaaatcataaagatcagatcagaaataaatgaaaaagaaatgaaggaaacaatagcaaagatcaataaaagtaaaagctggttctttgagaagataaataaaattgataaaccattagccagactcatcaagaaaaaaagggagaagactcaaatcaatagaattagaaatgaaaaaggagatgtaacaactgactctgaagaaatacaagagattattagagattattacaagcaactctatgccaataaaaaggacaacctggaagaaatggacaaattcttagaaatgcacaacctgccaagactgaaccaggaagaaatagaaaatatgaacagaccaatcacaagcactgaaattgaaactgtgattcaaaatcttccaacaaacaaaagcccaggaccagatggcttcacaggcgaattctatcaaacatttagagaagagctaacacctatccttctcaaactcttccaaaagatagcagagggaggaacactcccaaactcattctatgaggccaccatcaccctgataccaaaaccagacaaagacgtcacaaagaaagaaaactataggccaatatcactgatgaacatagatgcaaaaatcctcaacaaaatactagcaaacagaatccaacagcacattaaaaggatcatacaccatgatcaagtggggtttattccaggaatgcaaggattcttcaatatatgcaaatcaatcaacgtgatacaccatatcaacaaactgaaggagaaaaaccatatgatcatctcaatagatgcagagaaagcttttgacaaaattcaatacccatttatgataaaaaccctgcagaaagtaggcatagagggaactttcctcaatataataaaggcaatatatgacaaacccacagccagcattgttctcaatggtgaaaaactgaaaccatttccactaagatcaggaacaagacaaggttgcccactctcaccactcttattcaacctagttttggaagttctagccacagcaattagagaaaataaagaaataaaaggaatccaaataggaaaagaagaagtaaagctgtcactgtttgcagatgacatgatactatacatagagaatcctaaggatgctaccagaaaactactagaactaatcaatgaatttggtaaagtagcaggatacaaagttaatgcacagaaatctctggcattcttatacactaatgatgaaaaaatctgagaatgaaattaagaaaacactcccatttaccattgcaacaaaaagaataaaatatctaggaataaacctacctaaggagacaaaagacttgcatgcagaaaactataagacactgatgaaagaaattaaagatgatacaaataggtggagaaatagaccatgttcttgggttggaagaatcaacatagtgaaaatgactctattacccaaagcaatctacagattcaatgcaatccctatcaaattaccactggcattttttacagaactagaacaaagaatttcacaatttgtatggaaacacaaaagaccccgaatagccaaagcaatcttgagaacgaaaaatggagctggaggaatcaggctccctgacttcagactatactacaaggccacagtaatcaagacagtatggtactggcacaaaaacagaaatatagatcaatggaacaggatagaaagcccagagataaacccacacacatatggtcaccttatctttgataaaggagggaaggaaacacagtggagaaaagacagcctcttcaataagtggtgctgggaaaactggacagctacctgtagaagtatgaaattagaacactccctaacaccatacacaaaaataaactcaaaatgggttaaagacctaaatgtaaggccagacactatcaaactcttagaggaaaacatacgcagaacactctatgacatcaatcacagcaagatcctttttgacccatctcctagagaaatggaaataaaaacaaaaataaacaaatgggatctaatgaaacttaaaagcttttgcacagcaaaggaaaccataaacaagaccaaaagacaaccctcagaatgggagaaaatatttgcaaatgaagcaactgacaaaggattaatatccaaaatttataagcaactcatgcagctcaataacaaaaaaacaaacaacccaattcaaaaatgggcagaagaactaaatagacatttctccaaagaagatatacagatagccaacaaacacatgaaagaatgctcaacctcattaatcattagagaaatgcaaatcaaaactacaatgagatatcatctcacaccggccagattggccatcatcaaaaactctagaaacaataaatgctggagagggtgtggagaaaagggaacactcttgcactgttggtgggaatgtaaaatgatacagccactctggagaacagtatggaggttccttaaaaaactacaaatagaactaccatatgacccagcaatcccactactgggcatataccctgagaaaaccataattcaaaaagcgtcatgtaccaaaatgtttattgcagctctatttacgatagccaggacatggaagcaacctaagtgttcatcaacagatgaatggataaagaagatgtggcacatatatacaatggaatattactcggccataaaaagaaatgaaactgagttatttataatgaggtggatagacctggagtctgtcatacagagtgaagtaagtcagaaggataaaaacaaataccgtatgctaacacatatatatggaatctaaaaaaaaaaaaatgtcatgaagagattagtggtaggatgggaataaaacacagacctactagagcatggacttgaggatatggggagggggaagggtaagctgtgacaatgtgagagagtggcagggacatatatacactaccaaatgtaaaatagatagctagtgggaagctgccgcatagcacagggagttcacctctgtgctgtgtgaccacctagaggggtgggatagggagggtgggagggagggtgacacaagagggaagagttatgggaacatatgtatatgtataactgattcactttgttgtaaaggagaaactaacacactattgtaaaacagttatactccaataaagatgttaaaaaaaaaaaaaactacaaataaataaataaataaataaatgggacatcAAAATGTCAGCCCTGAACCAGACAAAAAGCCTACACTACGAAACGATTAAACTACTGTTAATATAAAGACAAGGGGTTCATGTAAAGTCAGACATCACCTGTCAGCACCTGCCAGGTGGACATGTGACCCTGCTCTGATGTCACCTTCTGCCAAGGCAAAAGCAATAATAGGAATGAAAATGTCCCTTGAACGCAAATGACTGTCATGCACAGAGCTCGGCACACAGGACTTTTAAACGTCTAACAGAACCATGGTGATGACCTTTCAAGTACTTTTCTTGCACCAGAAATCCTAAAGTTCTTAAAGCTAAGCAATACTTAAACCAAGGTAGCCTTGAATGTTTGCCTGTAAAACATCACATTAAGGtatttaccttaaaaataaaaactgtgataAAGCATTTGGATCTAAATCAGAGATCTACAAAGGCTTCTACCAAAAACCCAACTCCCAACATGACCACCCAGGGGGAGAATTGATTCCTAAATACTGTGGGGTAAGGAAATACCCGGTCACCAGAAAATATTCCAACTAAGCCTCTTTGCCATTTAGGTACAAAAACTCCTGTTAAATAAATAACCGACATTACTTCTTGAAATATTCCTTTCAAAACCAGGTctaaaaaaaacacctaaaaccAAGCAGCATAAGATCTAcgcctaaaaaaacaaaactccaagtTTCTTTGTTCTATATTGATTGAGTTTAAGAATTCTACTCCTTTTTGCCTCCAAAGGGCAGAGTAAGACAAGCACTCAAGAAACACCCCGCAGTTAACCCTCCTAAGTAAAGGCTGAGAAGCCCCTCAAAGGGAAGGGAATGCTGCCCAGTGCCCGGGCCCAGCTCACATGGCCCCTCGAGACCAGGGCCATTTGCACACTCAGCCCCTCCCCCAAGGGCAAACAGCTGGTTAATCAGTCACCTTGCAGCGTGGGGCTTTTCCAACTCCCACACGCGGATCCAGTCACCAAAACAAGTCACAAATGCCACTCAAGCCCCTTTTCAAACTAAGAATGAATCCATCTGGGACATCTTAGGAGAAAGATGTGTTTAAAGGTCCACCCTTTGTCTATCTTGAAATGCCATCACGTCAGGGGTCCGATCATCACTGCCTTTTGTTGGGTATCACTGTCCCAACGACTTTCTAACTTAGCGTCTGTTGTGGGAAAAGTGAGCTTCAAACAGGCCATCAAAAGTCTCCaggttcctctgttcctcctcagGGGAAAGGTGGCAGATGACACCAGCTCAGCAGCGCTCAACTAGGTCAGCAAAGTAAGTACTTACACCTGAAGAATTTTCAACATCGTCGTTGGGGGGAAATCAGCTGCTACCGTGTCCCTAGGCAGCATCGTCTGCAGCTGGGCCCTCTCCTTCCCTGGGTCAGGAGGGTTCTGGACAGGGCTGAAGGCAGACACGCAAAGGACCCCACAAGACAGGATGCTCCGCTGAGGGCAGGCCCCCTTGGTAGCAGCTGGGAGGGAGGCAGCTGCTGCCCTGCAGGCTCTCGGCTGGGGCCACGTGCCTTGGGGGCGTCTCCTCTCAAGGGCCCTGGGAAAGAAGTGAACTTTGAGGACACGAGGAGTGTCTGAGTCCTCTTCTCAACCAACTAGCGGCCTCTCGGGCCCCATCATGCCTTGCTCTTACTCCGTAAGCCAAGGAAGAGGTGCCCCTCACATCACGCCTGGTATCAGGAAGCCCACCTCTACCAGTGCCTGAAAACCCAGGGCTCCAATGGGAATCATCCTCTGGCTGCCGCTGCTGTTCTAACTTTAAATTCATGAACAGCGGCCACAGGTGGGCCAGAGTGCTACCCAACAATCATTCTCTACGTCCTTACTCTGGTCCCCTTCTCTCCTAGACAGTTACTAGTTCTCTTCCCTCCTCAACCTCCATGTGTCCCCATCCCTCACTCTCAGCTGAGCAAACAAACGCCTGGAACTCCCACCGACTTCCACCGCCACATCTACCCACCCACCTGTACCCGTGCCCAcatcctctgcctgcctcccagTTACTCTGCGTCCACTTGCTTCTCCCGTCCAGTCAATTTTCATCCATCAGGGTGTGCTCAGCACCACCTAACACACTACGTGCTGTACTTATTTGCTGTCTCCCTCACTAGAATGGAAGCTCCACGAGTGCAGAGATTCTCTCTGTCCTGCTTCCTGCTCTGTTTCCCGCACCTAGAATGGCACCTGGGATGTAGGAGGCACCCACTGAATGTTTCCTGCATGAACGAACAAATGATTCATTCCTTCCACTGATGCCCTAGAGCCTCCTTTGGCTGTGGCCCTGGGGCTCAGGAGGACTCAGAACAGCACCCCAGCTCCCAAGTGCACGCAGGCGCCCCACTCACGGCTCTCGCAGTGCGGGCCCTCCTGGCCATCCCGGCACTTGCAGCGGTAGCTCCCGTTGTGCAGGATACAGGTGCCCTCGCTCATGCATGGGCTGGGTGTGCAGAGGTTAACTGGCCGCTTGGCTTCTGCAAGGGAGCACGTGCCAGCAGACCCAGCCTGGGCTGGCCCCAAAGACCCCGCTCTAAGGAAGCCCAGTACAGAGGCGAGGCCACCGGAGCAGTCTTACACATCTTAGTGGCTCCATGGGCCTTTGAGCCACAGGTTAGTTGGGCCCCATACTGCATGGCCGGTCAAAGACCCGACTTCCACCCAGCTTTCCTACACGTGTACAGAGACTCCCTCTCTTGGACGGGCTGTGCACACAGCAGtgcttattgttattattatggccacatactttttaaaaagtggaaaagatGTCACTGGCAAAAGGAAGGCTTAGAGTCAGGCTGTCCTGGCTGTGTCTGCTCCTACCAAGGTCAGTGCCAGCCCGGGGTCCTATGGGTATTCTAGTGACATCTTCTTTTTAAGTGGGGTGCATACATTCTCAAGTTTGGGAAGAGGTGCCTGTGTTAAATTATTTGCACCTTAAATGTCAGGTGAGTGACATTCGTGTGAGTGTGGCACTTAGCATAAAGCCCGGCATGTGGAAAGTGCCCGGCAGTTGGGAGGAGTTGCTGTCCCTGTAATGATGTACATGAAGGCTCGGGCTGAGGTCCTCCCTTGGAGGCGGCCCCGAGGGTGTGGATCGCCCCCCACTCACCTCTGCATATCCACTTGATGAGCTCTCCTGGTGGTGCCTCAAGTCTGCGTAGGCTGCCACGTGGATCAGGGAGTCCTGGGGACCTGTGAGCCTCTGCAGTGCCTCCCTCAGGACGGGCCCCATGCCCATCACCAAGACAGAGACGCCGTTGTCCCTCAGCTTCTGGGCAGGGACGGCCACGtcctctgtcccctcccaccTATGACCACCACCGCAGCCTTGGGGACACCAGGCCGGGCGCCCCTCCGGACCGTCATCACCTTGTCATAGATGTGCAGCAAGGCCGTGCCTGCTGAGCCCACCCCACCCAGGTAGGGGGCCTGGCTCCTGGCCTGCAGCACTGCAGCACCAGGGGTCCAGTCCAAAGGCTGTCTGGACCTGGCCGCCATACACCACCAGGCCAATCTGTGTCACGTCAGGGTTCACGTCAAACCGGAGGGCACAGCTTCTCACGAAGCTCTGTATCTGGGCGAAGTCCTCGGGCCGCACAGAGGCCGAGGCGTCCAACATGAAGACCAGGTCCAGCGACTGGGCCTAGCAGCCTGCAGAACAAGCAGAGTGGACCTCAGGGGGCAGCAAAGTGAGGACTGCTCTGGGGTGAGCAGAGCCCCGGTCTGCTGTCTGCCCACTGCAGTATCCGTCCTCCGCCCTCTCCTAGGATGGTAGCAGGACACGTGACTACTCAGCTAGCCCACATTCCTAGCCTCCCTGGCAGCCGGGTGTGGCCCCATGACAAGTTCTATATAATGGGTTGTGATTGCAAGTAATTGTGCAATTTCCAAGTTATGTCCTCAAAAGGAAGCCGCTTGCCTTCCACTTCCCCTCTGCCCTCTTCCTGCTGTCTGAGAAACAGTGACCCTGGAGTCAGAGGTGGAACCACAAGATAGCCGAGCCACCCTGCTGGCCCTGGCCGCTCACCTCTGAACTGTTATGTGAGAGGAATAAACGTCTACTGTGCGTAAGCCATTGAGCTCCGGGGCCTCATCTATGCCATTACGGAGTGCCCTCCACGTGCCATGCACTGTATACAAGGCACTAATTATACCACGTGGACAAAACTGCCAATGCCGGTCCTTGATCGGCTGACAAACATGAAACTAACAAAGAATTACAAACTACGTGAGCAGCCATGGAGGAAAGGAGCAGGGTGCTGTGAGAGGGACCAGCAGGGGCGACATGGGTGGGTAAGGATGGGGTCAGGGCTCCTCTGAGGAGCGACATTTCAGCTAAAGACTGAAGATTCAGAACTCCTTCTTAACAACAATAGTAAATAACAATTACTGATAAATAGCAATACCTACAATTCTGAGCGTACACTCCGAGCTTACTGTGTACTAGTGTGTATGTTGTTTGCCTTACTTAGTCCTCACAAAAGCCCCTCTGGAGGTACTATTATTAGTCCAATTTTACTGACCAGTAAACTGAGAAGTTACTCATCACAAGGCTAGCATACAGAAGAGTCGGGCTGTGCTTGTGGCCCCCAGTACAGGCCCTGGTTAAGTCGCTACCAAAGGGAGAAAGGGCCTGCCACTGGCCGGCCGGCCCCCGGGTCGGGCGAGGCTGGCCCGCAGCTGGCGCCGGTGCAGGACTGGTCCTTACCTGGGCGCTGCTGGTTGCACAGCTTTCCCCGCAGCTTCGGGATTTGACCGCACAGGTCCTGCGGGCCACCGTAGATCATGACGCGCTCCAGGATGACGCGCTCCAGGCTGCCCGTGACCTCCTCCAGCTCCGCCCGCACGGCCTCGCTGCCCATGCCCAGCAGGAGCAGCTCCCGGGCCCTGGCGAAACGCACCGGACCGGCCACCTGGTCCTGAGAGCGCGCCTCGGTCATCAGGACCACGGCCCTGCGGGGCCGGTCCAGGCCCGTTCCGGCGGCACTCCCGAAGCCGCGCTCTGCCGCCTGCCGCAGGGTCTGGCCTGTCAGGGTGGCGCCGCCACCGCCACCGAAGGGCAGGTCGTCGAAGCTCCTGACCAGGTTCGCACATCCTGATACGCGCCCACGGGCATGGCCATGCCCAGCTCCGCGCTGTAGCGGGCCACGCCCATGCGGGCCTGGGAGCCCTCGCCCAGCGCCGCCGGCACGAACCGCTTCACGGAGGCCTTGGCCCGCAGGAAGCCCTCCGGGGTGGCAGCCGGCGAGCGGGCCAGCAGGAAGACGACGTCGGCTCTGCACTCCAGGCTCAGCTTCGGGGCTGCCAGGATCACAGCGGCCAGCACGCAGACCACAGTCCCACCCGGGACCCCCAACCGCCACGTGGGGCCAGAGCCGCCTCCCTCCCAGGAGGGAGATGGGACACTGACACAGAGGCTTCAGGGCCTAGTGACCAGTGCAGGTCACAGGGTTAGACACGGCCGGACACAGAGCTCCCTGGCTCCCACCAAGTGTCTCCATCTCACGAccctttcaaaagaaaaatggaatctaTAGCTTTTTCCCGTTATGGTTAGTGCTTCTCGTGTCCTGTTGGAGAAATCTCTGTCTACCCCAAGATCAGGAAGATATAcgctcctatgttttcttccagaagcttCACAACTTTGCCTTTTACATTTCAATCTGTGCTCCATCTGGACTTGATTTTTTGTGTAGCTTGTGAGGTAGGGAggcaacatatatatatttttcccatatAAGTCTCCAACTGGCCCAGcactacagtttttaaaaagtgactattTAACAAGTCCCGTCCTATGTGTCAAGCATTGTGCTAAGAATCTTATTTCAAACTCCCATAACCGTAGCCCCCTACGGTAAAGCCAGTTATAATATCTTCATTTCACCGTTTTAAAACCAAAAGGGGTTGAAGCTTCTCACTCCTCCTCTTCTTGGAAGAGGGGAGAAGAGACTCAGCCCAGAACCAGGACCCAGTTCGGCCAGCTCCAGCCTGCAGCTGGGCTCCGCGATGCTCACAGATCAAACAGCAGGCATTCTAAAGCTAAGAAGCCAGGAGCCATGTCCTACACCCAGAGCTCCACCACCTGAGTTACTTCTTCATGGAACCCTCAGTGTATCATTTGACACATCAGATCAGTGGTGTACTTGAAAAGCTAGGTGGCCCTAACTCCAGGGCCAGTTCCTACCTAGTAGCTAGAATGATGGCAGGTGAGAGGCAGGAGCCCCGGCTCACTGCTCCCCAACAGTCAGAGTCTGGGAAGTCCTGTGCACACGTACCGCAGTCAGCCTCCCCTCCAAAGGCTGGTGGGCAGAGGCAGTGGTACCTGTCCAGTCCTTCTGGAACACACGTGCCTCCATTCTGGCAGGGCTGCGAGTCACAGGAGCCTGTCAGAGAGATGCCTGTTAACAGCCTGGCACATCAGCCCAGAGATGTGAAGGGGTTCGGCTACCCTGCCCCACCAGGGCCCAGCCCCTTCCTTTCCCCAGATGCAATAGGAAATTAGTCTCAACACCTGTagcaaagaggaaaaggaaagtacATGAGGTACGTAAGGTGGGGTTAGGGTGTAGGTGGTAACAGACACTCAATGGTGGGCTCAGTAAGGCCCCGTGTGAATTACAGGCTCACTTGGGGACCTGCCAATGGGATCTGGCTCCTGGCTCTGATACTGGGAACacgtgttatggactgaatttctCCCCCCCGCCACCTCCAAATTTATATGTAGGAGTCCAAACCCCTGATACTGGGAACacgtgttatggactgaatttctcccccccccccgccacctccAAATTTATATGTAGGAGTCCAAACCCCCAATACCTTAAAATTGTTAATCTACTACTCGGTGGTCACATGATTGTAATTAAGGTAAGCACTTCTGGAAGGTAGGAATTACCGAGGGTAACTCTGGACTCCTAGGCCAGCAGTTCTGTCAGTTGGAGTTTCATGCAAACAACTGAGGGCTCATTAACAGCACCA includes the following:
- the VWA2 gene encoding LOW QUALITY PROTEIN: von Willebrand factor A domain-containing protein 2 (The sequence of the model RefSeq protein was modified relative to this genomic sequence to represent the inferred CDS: inserted 5 bases in 4 codons; deleted 1 base in 1 codon; substituted 1 base at 1 genomic stop codon), encoding MGPWQRSTEWRGADRSYINMPSFLLLEAICIFLFAEVPPSLSLQEGHVSKETIGNMSVASKMMWCSAAADVLFLIDGSHSIGKGSFERSKRFAITVCDALDINPRRVRVGAVQLSSAPRLEFPLDAFSTQQEVKARIRRMVFRGGRTETGLALKHLLHKGFPGGRNASVPQVLIIVTDGRSQGHVALPAEQLKQRGVTCVCCGGRYSRWEELRTLASEPREQQVLMAEQVEDAAHGLSSTLSSSATCTIASPDCKVQPHPCERKTLEMARQPAGQAPCWRGSRGTKAVLAALCPFPSWKRVFLTHPATCYRTTHPGSCDSQPCQNGGTCVPEGLDRYHCLCPPAFGGEADCAPKLSLECRADVVFLLARSPAATPEGFLRAKASVKRFVPAALGEGSQARMGVARYSAELGMAMPVGAYQDVXNLVRSFDDLPFGGGGGATLTGQTLRQAAERGFGSAAGTGLDRPRRAVVLMTEARSQDQVAGPVRFARARELLLLGMGSEAVRAELEEVTGSLERVILERVMIYGGPQDLCGQIPKLRGKLCNQQRPGCXAQSLDLVFMLDASASVRPEDFAQIQSFVRSCALRFDVNPDVTQIGLVVYGGQVQTAFGLDXPGAAVLQARSQAPYLGGVGSAGTALLHIYDKVMTVRRGARPGVPKAAVVVIGGRGXEDVAVPAQKLRDNGVSVLVMGMGPVLREALQRLTGPQDSLIHVAAYADLRHHQEXLIKWICREAKRPVNLCTPSPCMSEGTCILHNGSYRCKCRDGQEGPHCESREWGACVHLGAGVLF